DNA sequence from the Anguilla anguilla isolate fAngAng1 chromosome 4, fAngAng1.pri, whole genome shotgun sequence genome:
AGCCTATAATAATGCGATCGTACATTTAGCATTTCTGCGTTGATGAGAACTTCATCGCTCCTAAAATAAATGAGGGAAATTGAGTGGTAGACTATCATAAGATGCAATTATTCCCCGTTGAATGGGACACGAAATCGAGAAGCGTTAAATTGTACTTTGAAAAGACTAGATATGTAAaaaccatttacatatttttggaGTTAGTATCTAGATGTCGTTACCACGGACATAGAGGCCCTGTATTCTGTTTAGTTGCAGTAATTCATATTGTTGATGAAAAAACATTAGATGAACCACACCCATTCGTCAAACTTTAAACGTATATCacgtgtaaataaataattaaagaataaCTACAGATACAATTTTGTGTGGATTAGGAATATCTGTAGCTACTACTGCATTAAGAATATTCGCAATATTTAAAATCATGCATTACGTTATATATGCAAGGGCTTCATATTTCATAGATGAATTCATACATGGGCTATGCTTAATGACCAACATTTCGTATGCACCATCCATCGTCTATAACTTGAGTACTAACATATACGAAAACACGCTTACTACTAGGCCTGTTCCATTGtcaaaaaatatgcaaatcaaATATTAACAAAGACGACGGAACAAAGGCGCAAAACTACATTTTATAGTCTAAACTCTTCTCTgcacttcattttttatattattacttGACTAAAATGACTATAAACCATAAATACGGCTTCCCGTGAACATTGATTATAGTTCATGTGGCAAGTTAGTAAGTATCACATGCGttattgaaaaaaagaattgtagGCTAGTCGCATAActatggatttcttttttttttcagatggaaTTTTAAGAACTAAACCAGGTTATGGCCgaaaaatgttaattacattatacTGATAATAATACCACCAAATCATAATACTCATTAGGATTTTTAAACTGTGAACACTGAccattaattataataataatatgttcgTCCATTGCATTTATGTTAAGATCCTAACAAACATAAGAAAAACGGGCAGCATTTAATTATtagggtatttttaaaaataattttggggtttaaaaaatttaattgatataAATTACAAACAAGAAGTTACTCGGAAAAATATTTCGTTAAAAGTCTACCTCGTTTTTGTACTTCTGCCGATCCGATTGCGTgcagttttcttattttttatttttttttttactggaagaTTGATATTGGTTTTTTGTTTCACCAGAGCTTTGCCGATGATGCAGACTGAAGAATAAGCGGTAGGCTTCGCCAGAGTAATGATGAATGAATATACATTGCTGCAACTGAAGCTACATCTCAATATATCTTCCATTATCTGCACAGACGGTATAGGCTACGGTTTACTTGCTCATTTTGTTAGGGAGACGGAGATTTCTGTCATTGTGGgcgattttatgtttttgttcgaggtttgtatgtttatgtttcaCTTTTATTCAGTTCACTGGGTCAGCCAACCAGATATTTTTCCAACTATCATGTGGAAAAATCAACATAACTTTCGAGGAAATCACTGGTtggattatttcattttttatttgcgaGATGATGTCGTGAAGAGGCATTTAAGGTCAAGGCTGTGATAAGTTTATTTCaatgctaataaataaaaataaagcttaCCTGATGAAGGCCTGTCCGAGTATCTAGTACAATAAACCCAGGCTGGCCATAACATGGGCTGGCCCGAAGCTGCTGTAGAGCTGGCTTGAGAACAATCCGAGTCCGAACTTAGGCACTGATCTCCACTTTCTCTGCGGGGTTTCAAAGGCTCGTCGACGGCAATATCTGCCTTCTTTGCCCCACCGACGGAAGGAGGGTTAGAGGTTCCTTCTCCTGCAACAGACCCCCCTACCTGCCCCGCTCCGGGGGCCGAAGGGCTGCTATTTTCTCTCCCAGGAAGGCTACCTTCATCGCGATTAAATGTTCCCTCTTTTCTTCGCCCGAAGTCCGGTCGTAAAATGTTATCTATGAAAAAGTTGGTTATTCTGTGTGGGAGTTGCAGGTTCCCCGGCGCTTGCAAAAGGGGTATAATCGCTCTGTTGGACTCCTCGCCCGACTCTTGACGCTCCGCTTCTCTGTTGCTATGATCATTTTCTTCCATACTGCTACACTTtccaattttctttctttaaccCTTTTTTCGCTTTCCTGTACAGAAGTATACAGATTCCAGCTTTAGGGGGCTTCCGTCTAGTTTCCACCTTTTTAGTtacttttaaaggaaaaaagaagaatagaAAGAGGAAAATCCGGCagttttcagtatttaaaaacCACGCACCCCTTTCTTATTGTGTTCACAACGAAAAACCATAGTTTTGTTCTTTAATTCCCAAACTGGGCTGTTCTTTATTTCCCTGCTTCATAAATACAATTTGGGGCACCAATTTAGTATGATCCGGTTTTAGTCAATCCAATAATGGTGCTTCAACTACTAAACTAAGGATAAATAAAGAGGTGTGCTAACTGATCCTGAAATACTTTCACTCTggatttttgttcttatttttaataCGAGTCCCTCGGGTGACGTTGCAGTACGGTATCTTAGACACGTGCCTTTGACCAATAGACTACGAGAGATTTCACCACGTGACACTGACCCTCGAGTAAATGACAGCGCTCAACCTCGCCTTTACTCTCTTTTAAAGCGATAGTAGTCTCCTAAATCAAAACGAGCAAATAAGTAGcctgtgtagcctatataaattaagcttttttattctgttcaaATACACCGCTGTACATTTGGCTCTCAGTCTCCTTTTTAGCTGTTGTCATTTGATAGGGAAATGAAATAACCACTATCCATTGCTCATATTGTATAAATATAAGTTCGGGTAATGGGATGGGGGGTGTTCCGGGCATAAAAAAGGAGTGTGACGGGGTCTATACATCTCACAAACCTTATGCACagttcatttgtcatttttgaatGAAGTGTCCTAAACGCAGTATTTTCATTCGAGCGAGATTTGAGGTAGCCGGTGCAAGTAAAACCAAGTAGTATAAATCCGAGTAATaggcaaaaaccaaaaagagagggtgggggagaaaaTGGTGCACCCATGGCGTAGTAGACTAATACCCTACGGAAATACACTAAACAGGACCCTTTGGCCGCTCATTTTTCCAGTGGAGAAACGCCCTCTATTTTGACATTTACCTTAAATAGCCTACTTTTAGTGGAGAACTTGTGAAACTCTTGGGGTAAGACTTTCCTCTGCCCTAATCTAATATTCACTAAATAGGCTAGTAAATAATAGTAGCGACACTTAGGCTACACCATGAGCTAATAGCTAAGACACAGCTGCGCTATGCCGATTTAGTAGACTGTGCACGGGCGTATCCAAAGACGCTCATTTGGACGCAGCTATTGTCAGATAACCAAATTCAAAATCAACGGACCATAAATAGggttctctttctttttctaacTTGGCTGCTGCGCTGAAAGTCCCTCCAAGTCCAGAAAGAAGTCTTTGCTTGGCTGCTCTTGAATCTCATAGTGACGGAGCGGTCCGTTTAGAAAAGAGGCCGGTGCCGCTTTAAAAGAAACCTGTGATGCAAACAAGCTGTTGTGATATCGGCGCACATGATGCAGAGTAGCgccaaagacaaaacaaacaccaaCTTGAAATCGAAGTCTCGCGTTCAGGTTTCTGAATAAAGGGAACGTAAAAAGGCAATAGTCTACGATTCGATTTCATTACCATTCTTTTAGGCGTCATCGTCCGAATAATACGAGGGTTCGAAGACGGACTGTCGCTGAATGGCTATTTCAATGGACAttaggcttttttattttatacttgtCCCTTCAGCTTTGCCTTTTCTAGTATTTACACGGAATGTTACtagaatttatttgtttattttctttttctttgaattgGCATTCAGCCCCCAGGACCAGATGCAAGAGTCACATTTACTCCGACAGAGTTATTATATGGGTGCCGcagatgctgctgctgccattgacgatgatgacgatgatgatggtgatgatcaTGCTTCTTAGGCCTGTCTTAGATTGATATTTAAACACGTCTAATGTAAAGAAACAAGACAGATAAGTTTAGAATCCACTCACGCGCAATAGTCTCCATGTAGTATAGGTTGtggctttttatatttttgctgtaaaGATAGTGTCTTATTTCACATAAAAGAGGGAGCTAAGCGGCACAGTTTCGTTATGTTTTGAGgacttaataaaaaaagaaacatagaAGAAAACATAAATCACAACATAGAAACATTCTTTGCCAATTGAGTTTTTTTGCAGTTGGATTTTTTATGACAGCTTATATTTGGACTGAAGTTCGTTTTTAATGTACTACCAAAGTTTCGACCGATTGTGGTTAGCTGCAAACAAAGATTAAGGTGACTGAAAAGTGACATTATCTAATTACTTGTCTGCTGTAGCGTGCTAAGACCCTATAATTAAACCTCGTCAGGTTGTAGCGGAGTGTTCACTCATAAGGCACAAGGTATTTTCCTTGCGGGACTTTATTAGAACCTCATACACAGTACTCTGTTATTTAACTATTTAATACTTTCTACTTTCGTTGATATTCATGCACAATGCAGTATCAAGCACATTCTTAATTGTAAAATGAAGTACATGgcagtaatatatatatatatatatatatatatatataactttttaaaaaattgagttCCATTGTCCGAGTAA
Encoded proteins:
- the en2a gene encoding homeobox protein engrailed-2a yields the protein MEENDHSNREAERQESGEESNRAIIPLLQAPGNLQLPHRITNFFIDNILRPDFGRRKEGTFNRDEGSLPGRENSSPSAPGAGQVGGSVAGEGTSNPPSVGGAKKADIAVDEPLKPRRESGDQCLSSDSDCSQASSTAASGQPMLWPAWVYCTRYSDRPSSGPRSRKPKKKTASKEDKRPRTAFTAEQLQRLKAEFQTNRYLTEQRRQSLAQELSLNESQIKIWFQNKRAKIKKASGSKNSLALHLMAQGLYNHATTSKDDKSDSD